Genomic segment of Chelmon rostratus isolate fCheRos1 chromosome 2, fCheRos1.pri, whole genome shotgun sequence:
tctgttgttgtctctgtctccttccttttctcGCAGAGGTTGTCCAGTTGCACCACCTGTTGGGCGATGGTCTGCCAGCGCTGTGCGGTGCCAGCCAGCCGTTTGTTTCTGTCCTCGAGCCCTTtgagtctggtctcccagctctgttccctctctgccagctgtttgtttctggcctccagctgtctgagtctggtctcccagctctgttccctTTCGGCCAGCTCCTTCGTGAAGTTGGTCTTGAGAACTTCAGCGCCGTCTGTGGCCGCTGCGAGCATTTCAGAGAGatgctctttctcctctgtgaggACCAGGATCTGGGCgtccctctcctgcagctgctgctccagctgcttcacctgcatctgcagtctCTTCTGAGTCTCTGCCGCTCCAAATCCTGTTTCTGGTTTCTTAGCAGCATCCGTATAATTCTGTGTAAAATCACTATCAAATCAAGCAGTTATCAAATcaatttaatattttctttccattttaaCTCCAACAAAGAGAGTGTGTCTGATATAGACAAACAGTCTTTATAACACTGCAATTAAACATTTCACTCTCCAGAAATATCACTAAACATCTAAATTGTGAAGATTTGCTCCTTCCCTCTGTTTGATGTCATATGTTAATGAATTTCTTTTAGATTTGGAGTGTTGGTCagtcaataaaaaacaatatgaataaGTCACCTGGGGTTCTGTGTCtaacattttacagactaaacaattaaaaacaacaatcactGGATTAATAGATAATATAAAATAACAGTTAGTCAACCCCAATTCTATCACctaaatcattttctttcatatGTGCATAAACCTCATTTTACCACAGACACGATGTCGGCCTACACTCATAGCCCAGCAGAGGGAGCACAAGTACAGCATcaagtacagtacatacagaaagaaaagctttatGCTTCTGCCCTGGTTTTGATCTCAGTCTTCGCTATTATCACAGTCTTGGCTTTGCAGTTGCAAGCTTGAAAAAAGATTTTGCTGAGCTACATGCAGAACAGAGCAGGCAGAGACTGCGATCCAGTAAAACAGAGATGATAATGGAGGTTTACAGTTTAACACTGGTATATGATATACATGCTGTGTTTGAGAGCTGGTAGTTGTGGTGGAAACATAAGTGGGGGATTAGACTGCTATTCTTTAGCTACTGAAAAGGCATAAGTGAACATGTAAGTGGATATAGGCCTCCAGCAATTcagcacccacccacacacagtctctctgtTGCCACCTCCTGCAATGTGGCTCATCAGTTCAAATGCTGGCCAAAAAGACATGTAGTGTAATACATGCAGATGGAGGCTTAGCCTGTTCAAAACATACAtcagtttgtcatttgtcattaatgtgcaaaagagcagaaaaggGGTCTACACAAACACCAGTGAAGCAAGCCGGATATTTCCTTTGGGTACCTTCAATCGGGGGCCATAACTTGAAAGAACTTGTATATTTCAATGTGCAGAGGCGCCTGCACACTTCAATAGTGCTCACAGAAttagggaggaggagaggaactaTTTGTCTCAAGTGACTGAAAAAGTACTCAAACTGTAGGTCTTGCATGATGGCATTAGCTTTTTGAGCATTGTGTTTATAACCACTGGGATCAGGTGAGCATTAGCTCTACTCTACATGTGTGATAATTCCATTCAATGgctaaaaatacatgaatagCTGTATCCACATGGATAAATGTCTACATAActgcaacaaaacaatgcagaggTTCAGCAACTGGGAGAGCAGGATGAGTaacacagcacattttattGGTCTCTGGTTACTGCTGACCATCAGCTGTAAAACTTGACTCAAGTCCTGTATCCTAGTAACCTGAGTAACATGGCCAAAATATCATCTATCAACAAAATAAAGCGCCTGCTGACTATTTTAGAGAAGACATCTGTACACATCCATGTAGAccatacacacagtgtgatttAAAAAGCTGACTCAGTCCTTcagaacatgcaaacatgccTGAAACTATGCTTCCACCCTGCAGGACTGTGAGCTGTATGAGGACAGGAGAAAACATCCGTGGTAGGTGGTGTCTTGTTACCATGTCAACTCAAAGCATGTACTCAGTGGACCAGCCTGCAGTTGCCTTGGAGACCAGCTAGAGTCTGAAGCAGTGAAATGATATAAAActatttgttttccttcagcaGATGTCATCTGGTAATTGCATGGTCGATCCCACACGATGACATACCGTTCAAAAAAAGCAGAGCTTTGAAAACATCATCCACCAGAGCTATTGAGACCAGGAATActattttcattaaatttttgtcatttgtccCACATAAGTTTTCACATTTAAGACAACCGAACAAAGCTGAGGTGGCTGTTATCAATCATTTTGTGGCTGTTATCAGTCATTAATGTATTAAGTAAGTGGTCGTTTGTATTGACAAACGTACAGAGAATTAGAACATGACTGCATTTCCCCACAACTCTGTGGAGCATTTTAACTTCTTTTagctgattgttttggttttacagcctgttttggttcagtttcactGCTTGGTGGGACCAAAagagagctgaaaggagagtgaatgctTGCTCATACACTGTCAGCTGGCCAGACTCACTGtttcaaatgaatgcaaatgttactgaggttttaaaaatgtaatccaATTCAGTTTTGGTGTACTTATGCCAACAGCATGGTTTTACTAACTCCACACAAGGCTGCTTGCAACGTGTAAGGCAGCACTCAGCCAAAGATCCCATCCAGGATATTCCTCTTCCTTCATGCTGTCTAGAAAGGTAGGCCTACATAGTGACTGTGTTTCTGGCACTGACGTTGGTCATTAGGTGGAATGGCCATGGGAACAGCAAGGGTCACTGTGAAAaagtttgtgttgcatttgtcTATTTATGCCATCATGACGTTTAAAAAATAGCGACGTTCTGTTCATTCATAACTGGGTCAAACAAATAAGCTGGTCATGTATAGCTGTATAACTGTAGGGCCAAATTTCACCTGTAGGTGTTACTCAGTGGAAATGGTACAATGACAGAACATTTGATGTGCtttgtgatgcattttgttGACAAGTTTACTCCTTGACAAGTTGAAGAAAACGTCATTACTCAGGATTTTGAAACAGCATAATAATCTGTATTCTGTTTCTTAAATCTACAATTTTGCTGGTTAAAACCAGCCACAGTGTGACTGTATAAGCATGTGCAGCGTGAACTGGTGCACCTGTGCAAAGTGAAATAAATTGTGGTGGGAGCTATGGTCGGAGGTGGGAAATTCACTGCAGCCACTTACAACTCACCAGTTTGTTCTCTGCCTGAGCGAGTGAGAGCAGTGCACGTGCAGCCGAGCGGCCACATCAACATTAGCTTTGCTGCACCCTTGTCTACGTGGGTGTATGAAATATAGCGTGTAGGAGGAAGTAGGTAGGTGGGGGAACGAGTATATAAGTGAGGCAGAAGTCAGATACTGCCTCAAACTGTTGATGGTAAAGTCAGTAAGTCTGCCAACGTGACTGTTGAAGGTAAGCTCGCCTCTGCTACCGCACTTCCTCTGCCAAGCAGTCGCTTTCACTTCTGCACAACACTTTGTATTAGCTTTAAATCCTTCCTTCTACACTCAGGGCCTCTCCGCTCTCTCACTCCTGCTGATCACTCTGTGTAATCTATGTTTTCAACTTGGCCTCCGGAAGTCTTTGTTTGACAGCCACACACCCACCCAGCCAGCCcttctccttccctcactcccctcctctctgcctcaccaCTTTCATAGTGCATCTTCtctctcatttgcatttgttccGCTTCCTCATGACAAGAAACAGTTCATGTCAAAGAGCTGTGCGAGAAAATCAGATTGGAGAGGAGCAAACGGCCTGGATGccaaaacagactgaaatgagGAGGTATACTGAGGATGAGGCTGTTCAGCATAGAGGACTTTCTGAGATGGATAATTGTTGCTGATTGAAGTGCAAAGCAAGAAGGTAAGtgacttcttctgttttcttctctcttcttaaCTGTTACGCCTGGGTTTTGGCCTAGTCATGGCACGTTCTGGTTTCTTGTGGTGTTATTCTTACCTACACGGTATAATGGCAAGCCCATCAgatatttcctcttttcaaaCATTCCTTTCACAAAGTCAGAACAATGGAATTGGAAATGAAATTAATCGAGAATATCCCAGATGAAACAAGAGTCAACATTCTCTCGTAATGACAGAAGAAATCAGGAAAATCTTCCgtttcatttgctttttgatGCTATCCATTTTTGCGGATGCTTGCTCGTACTATAAGCAGAAGCTGTTTTTCAGGACAGTTTGGTCTGTTTTTGAACCCATTCCACCCAGGACACACTTGTACACAATTTTAAAACTGACTACAAGTTCTTGCAGAAAAGAATCCTTCTTAATGCCTCGGAAGTCCACACTATAATTATATACTTCATGGAGTTGCAGCACGTGTAACAATATGCCTTATTTACATAGCTGTAAGGAAGAGAAAGCACATTACAGTAAGAGGGCGGATCCCGAGACAACAatgtttgaaaattaaaatgcagtCGCGCAGGGTTTCTCCTTTTAATGGAGAACTCACTcgaaaatgaacagaaacaaactttCGTAAATTCACAGCACCACAAAAAGTATCTAACGTGGGCGTGCTCATGCTGTACAACCAACAAAGAGTGTGATCCATGCCAACCGCAACTCTGTGGGTGAATTATGCAAAATCAcaattcatgtaaaagcagcatCACAGCAATGGGAAATTACATTTGGTTGACCTGATATGAGGCCGTTTATCTTTTCATCTCGGTGGCTTTACACTTTGATTAGATTACTGCACAAATATGACAGTCTGTCGGGAGACAAAGCTGCCACATGCTTCTGCGAACATCAAGAGTATGCCGTTTAATTGGTGCAGACTGGTGACAGAGGCAAAAGCTAATGTCAGcggacacatttcatttgggGAGATAAAAGCCTCTGCTGTACTGTATGAGTATCTGATCTCACTCCCTCATCCCTCCCCTGATGTGAGTCACTCGGCTACATCagcctctgcttctctctgctgtgcagattcctttctctccatctcatctcATATATGTCCACTGCCTGCCTACAAAACATTCCTTGACAGTTATATTCCTGCACCACCTGCTCTTGAAATTAGCAGCAGAGAAATTTAAAtgcctcttctttctctttgctctgtAACCATGGATATTATTGCTTATCATAAAAATGATATCACTGAGCTAGATATAGAGGAGATaccacagcaaaacacatcTCCCTGGATTTTACAGCCATGCAAAATCCAAACTGGATTAATTCCTTTATTAGCCATCTGTCCTAAAGGGTACTGCATATCTGTCATCATTAACTGCTTATTATGTTTATTCATTgctgctgattttctctgttcCACTGGTACAATAGCAAAATATTGCCCAGGAATGAAGTCTTATTTTTAAAACCTAAAAGCATCACTGTTCAAACAGACAGATCTGCCCCACTTGATCTGAGGCAAAGCAGAGGTCTAATGCAAACTGTTCTTATCTTACAGGTAATTAGAGACCTGGCACTAGTACATCACGACAGCAGCAGTGTTACCATGGAGACTGGCAAGCCAGGATTGGCGAGTGCTCCAGTGCACATCAACTCCgttgcagcacagacagagaaaaggatgGACATCCAGGCCCCGCTGACGGCTGTTTACATCCACGCAGTGCCTGCTCTACCAGCGCAGCCTTACTCccagcctcctgcagctgccCGGGAGCCAGCCACACTCCATCTGGCTATGCCGCCGCTTTACTCCAAGGAGACGCTTCCCTTTCTGACACTCCATATTGCTGGTGGGCTGCAGTCTCAGCCGGGATTGAGTCTGGCAGCTGCTTCTCCTGCAGCTAGACCCAAGTCGTCAGGAAAGCACGTGTGTCCTCACTGTGGACGGGACTGTATGAAGCCCAGTGTGCTGGAGAAACACCTCCGCTGCCACACCGGGGAGCGGCCTTACCCCTGCACTACTTGTGGAATTTCTTTCAAGACTCAGAGCAACCTCTACAAACATAAGCGTACTCAGGCTCATGCCCGCCTCTCGTCCgagtcagagcagagcagcctgGGCAGCCTAGACAGCATGTCCAGCTCCAGAGAGACTCATGCCTCCAGTTTGTCTCTGGATGAGCGCAGCGAGGCATCGGGCAGCGTGGAAAAGGACGCCACATTGTCTACTGCTGAGATCGCCATCTCTCCAGCCAGTGCTGCAAAGGTCTACTCGGCAAAGACGCATGGATCTGTCAGTGAACAGAATGATTTGACCTCTGCGGATCATAAGACCAAAGACCCAAATGAGACTGGAAGGACAACAACAGAAGGGGaaaaacagaggacagaaaatgaaaaatctcCGCTGACTGCTAGTCGACATCTTCCCCTTCAGAGACAAGAAGCCACTCTGTTCTCCAAGCAGTGGGAGAGCTCTGTAGCCAGAGGAAAATCACAGAGTCACGAGAGCACTGACTCAGGCTTCAGTGAGAGCAGCGACCACTACCCGAGCCCCGGCAGCATTTTACCTGATCACAGTATGGATTCCCTCACTGAATCCACCAAAGAGCATCTTGAAGAACCCACCAGTGCCCAAACACAGTCAGAACCAGGCCAAGTTGGATATGAACCCAAAGACATGGCAAGGGAGCAGGAGCACAAGATACTGGAGGAGCGTATATCTAAGCTGATTTCGGAGAATACAGCTGTTGTGGAGGACAAACATCTGGAGAACGTACGGCCACGGAAGACAGTTCTGTCAAAACAGGGTAGTATCGACCTCCCCATGCCGTACACGTACAAGGATTCCTTTCACTTTGACATGAGGATCAGTAAGACTCCAAGTGTTGGGCTACAAAGAAACAGGAGGCCTGGCTTCTACAGCTCTGTGCCCACTCAGCACTCCACCACCATGGAGCATGCCCCCTTGACCCGCAGCAACTCCCTCCCTTTCAGCGTTACCCTCCTGCAGCCTGAGAGCAGCAGCCCAAAATCCTCCTATCAGAGTGATTATGTAACACTTGTCCGGAGGGGAAGCTCTGGCCAGATCAATCCAACAGGTTTCGCGATCAAGCCTGTGAACCAGCAGTCATCCACCCACCGCCCACTGGTCCGGCAGACAGCCGTAGACTGCAACCACGCAACAGACGGTCTCTTCATGAATTCATCTGTGGAGGAGGCGTGCACCGGTAGTCTCAGCTGCGATGGGGATGGCGGTGACATTTGTGTAGAGCCAAGCAACAGAAAGTTCCGGAGGAAGAAAGCGCAGAAGTTTGCCTACAACAAGTGGTACATGTACGGTGGGGGGACATTTAAGAAGCTCTACAGTGCTGAGAAAGGCGGCGATGACAGTGTTATCAAAGGCAGGAAATGTTCGACGAACCCAGAGCACGAGGTCGTTCAGGGCTTACAAAAAAGGCTGTCAGCAGTTCAGAAGGAGACAGTGGCAACAGCAGGCTCAACAGTGAACTTCACGAGcagcagtgcaacagtgtgtcATCCAGACTGCTCTCCTGCCAAACTATCCCTCGTCTCTGCTGTGGATTTGAATTTAAAAACTAGCCAGCTTCATACATCATGCAGCTCTCTCAAGACTCCACTCCGGAGAAATTTGTCTCTGTCAGTACTGCCATTACCTTTAATTGGATCACTGGTTAGccacaaaacagaaagcatgagcagagcagaggatggGAGATTGATTAATGAAGGAAAACATACTGACTCCAGCTCGCAGCTCTGTGGAGCCCATATTCCCTCGGACcggaaaaagcagaaaactgaCGACAAAACGATTTGCCCTTTTGAGATGGAGACCGACCCAAACGCACTGACTCATCCCTGTCCATCTGTCACTGGCAGTGCACCTCAGCAGGATACAAATCTCACTTACATCAACctacaaaaaaatctaaaacataCTCAGCTTAAAGGAGCTCTCTTCCCACCATGCTTGATCAATGCAAATACACCGCCTGTTAGCAGCTCGGCAGCCActtccaccacctccactgcCAAGACCACCTTCCTGCCCAAGTATCAGCTCAAGTTGCCTAATGCTGCTGAAACGGACTCAAATCCCTCTCCGCATGCTGTGGATAAACTGACAACAACTGATAGCCGCAGTTTCacctctgctctgtcctctcctcacaCTGAGCAAACCCCAGTCACAACTCCTGAAAAGATATGTAGTGATCCTGTCAGCTCACCGTTGATGCAGAGTTATGATATCAAGGAGACGAATGCTTTCAGCTCCTCACAAGGCCAGCTCCTCTCGACTTGTGCAGCCACAACCCAAATATCAGGTCTCAATAAAAATGCAACATCTAGTCTAGCTGTTGTGCACAGACAATTTGCAGCAACCACAATAACCACAACCTGCCTACAAGATAATGAAGCAGGATTATGCACCACCTCAATACAGCATTCAAAATCTGCAGTGTGCTCAGCACCAAAGCAGTTACCCAGACCTGTTGGATCCGTGGTTGCGAATTTGACTGCTACACCTACCATTACTACAACAAACGGATATCAGACATctgctgcagccat
This window contains:
- the znf831 gene encoding zinc finger protein 831, with product METGKPGLASAPVHINSVAAQTEKRMDIQAPLTAVYIHAVPALPAQPYSQPPAAAREPATLHLAMPPLYSKETLPFLTLHIAGGLQSQPGLSLAAASPAARPKSSGKHVCPHCGRDCMKPSVLEKHLRCHTGERPYPCTTCGISFKTQSNLYKHKRTQAHARLSSESEQSSLGSLDSMSSSRETHASSLSLDERSEASGSVEKDATLSTAEIAISPASAAKVYSAKTHGSVSEQNDLTSADHKTKDPNETGRTTTEGEKQRTENEKSPLTASRHLPLQRQEATLFSKQWESSVARGKSQSHESTDSGFSESSDHYPSPGSILPDHSMDSLTESTKEHLEEPTSAQTQSEPGQVGYEPKDMAREQEHKILEERISKLISENTAVVEDKHLENVRPRKTVLSKQGSIDLPMPYTYKDSFHFDMRISKTPSVGLQRNRRPGFYSSVPTQHSTTMEHAPLTRSNSLPFSVTLLQPESSSPKSSYQSDYVTLVRRGSSGQINPTGFAIKPVNQQSSTHRPLVRQTAVDCNHATDGLFMNSSVEEACTGSLSCDGDGGDICVEPSNRKFRRKKAQKFAYNKWYMYGGGTFKKLYSAEKGGDDSVIKGRKCSTNPEHEVVQGLQKRLSAVQKETVATAGSTVNFTSSSATVCHPDCSPAKLSLVSAVDLNLKTSQLHTSCSSLKTPLRRNLSLSVLPLPLIGSLVSHKTESMSRAEDGRLINEGKHTDSSSQLCGAHIPSDRKKQKTDDKTICPFEMETDPNALTHPCPSVTGSAPQQDTNLTYINLQKNLKHTQLKGALFPPCLINANTPPVSSSAATSTTSTAKTTFLPKYQLKLPNAAETDSNPSPHAVDKLTTTDSRSFTSALSSPHTEQTPVTTPEKICSDPVSSPLMQSYDIKETNAFSSSQGQLLSTCAATTQISGLNKNATSSLAVVHRQFAATTITTTCLQDNEAGLCTTSIQHSKSAVCSAPKQLPRPVGSVVANLTATPTITTTNGYQTSAAAITAFSQEQPNPNHPLSHTQLSPADQLGPVSRAYASSNTPIVPCHIIPFDQVQPAAQNVFHVHTADLQICLQIISDEQLALIEPQIERQAGSTVSQRRDMQAVASDVIQNKAESSDTTGSSSDGLEHQQLGHQKELDKSESTPRLNMETINPPLSVQCGKAEPNLYLTESSKSAQATVSAGSKPHEALGSSQRPHKYGRVNTVTETQSDTADVMSTAASFKGAKSGRSQTSEEEHALSLNRFAEEQLLSDRRVSQGGLVSHTLSGQHKLSVTSLSPSTVNQNSTRREILEHESQHKQKSQGTTCDVGTTKDKGEASTYKSNKLESGDTHPPLQVGLGQTSGAAHTSELSGSVSLFSINKCKAPRQLTPQPSIYCNLVESTSSEALNSSKHANMGGSMVSLMDNSASSKEMTLLSESQDVISSAHSEKQLDQFTSVSSNIQVERLREIPAVLTSVQSPAAGLTEGDSLVGCAAQKKPQTRGHGGISAQLGSSDSQEAGGANRKCIGRQGGGGVAEEGKNTGVETDEETGQRDKAESNCRYTCFQDMTKPEGEDRKAKVDSFKNSCLLEQHSQHLSPPHSGMSECTQQSLQQAPSMSHQLNLPASSGQASLFNSPQPPLEMTNFSFSQQHWESSIIHKQDTQISRESNSSHLIRAQAQSTETLNVFSRTESRPQPTPTFSHQDQKQTSISLSVQQGNTIAGHHITAVSCCTKPTTGSHKGLLPDVKTSSSTHPSQVSYSGQVSRAAAGLTGDPQVSNTNVLHHDTVLPSKPFTYPQLDDYQDTKDKAPGDQSGNTGRPDITNKYQSFFFAGQLHGYQPAECLASGVRPVQSCHDYTEDTSSSDDEGKLIIEL